The Planococcus liqunii genome includes a region encoding these proteins:
- a CDS encoding DUF948 domain-containing protein, which translates to MDWSILLYIAAIVAAIGFLILCVALAMTLNSLKNTLKEVSGTVSGLENQLQGVTLETTNLLHKTNALAEDIQVKSEKLNTVVDAVKGVGNAVTDLNSSVRRITTTVSSQVEDNEEKIAQVVQWGNVVMGIRDKWKERKIYEARASSSYAPVPGQKRLPHNDQI; encoded by the coding sequence ATGGATTGGAGTATTTTGCTTTACATAGCTGCCATTGTTGCCGCTATCGGATTCTTAATTTTATGCGTGGCTTTAGCTATGACATTAAACTCGCTCAAAAACACTTTAAAAGAAGTGTCAGGCACTGTATCCGGCCTGGAAAACCAACTACAGGGTGTCACGTTGGAAACAACAAACCTGCTGCACAAAACAAATGCTTTGGCAGAAGACATCCAAGTGAAATCTGAAAAATTGAATACGGTGGTTGACGCTGTAAAAGGTGTCGGCAATGCTGTAACAGATTTAAACTCATCTGTCCGCCGCATTACAACTACTGTGTCTTCACAAGTGGAAGACAATGAAGAAAAAATCGCTCAAGTTGTGCAATGGGGCAACGTAGTAATGGGCATCCGCGACAAATGGAAAGAACGCAAAATTTACGAAGCACGCGCTTCTTCATCTTATGCACCTGTTCCAGGGCAAAAGCGCTTGCCGCATAACGACCAGATTTAA
- a CDS encoding YtxH domain-containing protein — protein sequence MTQSNNNNNNQNPNYNESQYNKNYYSPTDQNTNQNSYYANESAFNQTDYVPQSYGMGNRYDDLYDYEEEAGSKDFIIGALVGGIIGAAAALFLAPKSGKELRTDLNTHASTLKEKTSGYTDTVKEKSSGLTQQVKEQSSKVVDKAKSLKGGQSPMDDGTASSEGEEQIEMLNTVQNSVDQAESAGHEAFASTASALKEAVEEVKEEKKSNTATTSGISSTTGTTGTTGSTSSTGYSTGNTSSTASGTTGSSTASNSSKNNTNSNNSNSNKNSSSNTSNSNKNSSTNSSNNSSNKNNSGNNKSTK from the coding sequence ATGACACAAAGCAACAACAATAACAACAACCAAAATCCGAATTACAACGAGTCTCAATACAATAAAAACTACTATTCTCCAACCGATCAAAACACAAATCAGAATTCTTACTATGCAAATGAAAGCGCGTTTAACCAAACGGACTACGTGCCGCAATCATATGGCATGGGCAACCGCTACGACGATCTATACGATTATGAAGAAGAAGCTGGATCAAAAGACTTCATCATCGGAGCATTGGTCGGCGGTATTATCGGGGCAGCTGCAGCATTATTCCTGGCGCCTAAATCCGGCAAGGAATTGCGCACGGACTTAAATACACATGCAAGCACTTTGAAAGAAAAAACGTCCGGCTACACGGATACAGTAAAAGAAAAATCAAGCGGACTGACCCAACAGGTGAAAGAGCAGTCGTCTAAAGTGGTCGACAAAGCAAAAAGCCTGAAAGGCGGCCAGTCACCAATGGATGACGGCACTGCATCTTCAGAAGGCGAAGAACAGATTGAAATGCTGAATACAGTTCAAAACTCTGTAGACCAAGCTGAATCAGCTGGCCACGAAGCATTTGCTTCAACTGCAAGTGCATTAAAAGAAGCCGTAGAAGAAGTGAAGGAAGAGAAAAAATCCAACACGGCTACTACAAGCGGTATTTCTAGCACAACAGGAACTACAGGCACTACAGGGTCAACCAGTTCAACTGGCTACTCTACAGGGAACACAAGCTCAACAGCTTCTGGCACTACAGGAAGTAGCACAGCTTCGAATTCCAGCAAAAACAACACAAACAGCAACAACTCAAATTCAAACAAAAACAGTTCAAGCAACACTTCAAACTCAAACAAAAACAGCTCTACCAATAGCTCAAACAACAGCTCTAACAAAAATAACTCCGGCAACAACAAATCAACGAAATAA
- the ytxJ gene encoding bacillithiol system redox-active protein YtxJ, with protein MDNLVRVQDLDSLKQATSGTEHYWLFKHSSTCPVSAAAWNEFNEYCSLHPNQLFLFLVVQEDRELSKNIEALTQIKHESPQLFHFSNQSVDWHASHGDITSKAMQEFIA; from the coding sequence ATGGATAATCTAGTGCGTGTACAAGATTTAGACAGTTTAAAACAGGCTACGTCCGGTACAGAACATTATTGGCTGTTTAAACACAGCAGCACATGCCCAGTATCCGCGGCAGCCTGGAATGAGTTCAATGAATATTGTTCTTTGCATCCTAACCAATTATTTTTGTTTCTGGTAGTCCAGGAAGACCGTGAACTGTCGAAAAATATTGAGGCGCTGACGCAAATCAAACATGAATCGCCGCAGCTGTTCCATTTTTCGAATCAATCGGTTGATTGGCATGCTTCACACGGGGATATTACAAGCAAAGCGATGCAGGAATTTATCGCTTAA
- a CDS encoding bifunctional 3-deoxy-7-phosphoheptulonate synthase/chorismate mutase gives MSHSELEQLREKVDAVNLQILSLINERAAVIQEIGKIKEKQGVNRYDPLRERHMLNLLKENNNGPLAQKTVDHIFKEIFKSALDMQEEDHRKALLVSRKKKAEDTIITINGERIGDGTPSFIFGPCAVESQEQVSKVAEAIGAKGLRLIRGGAYKPRTSPYDFQGLGLDGLKMLKAAAEQYNLAVVSEIVTPHHLEDALPYLDVVQVGARNMQNFELLKAVGQINKPVLLKRGMSATVDEFINAAEYIIASGNSQIILCERGIRTYEKATRNTLDISAVPILKQETHLPVFVDVTHSTGRRDLLLPAAKAAIAIGADGVMAEVHPDPAVALSDAAQQMDLNQFDEYYDALMKFMKQYELKM, from the coding sequence ATGAGCCATTCAGAATTAGAACAGCTTAGAGAAAAAGTTGATGCGGTCAACCTGCAAATCCTTTCTCTTATCAACGAAAGAGCAGCAGTCATCCAAGAAATCGGGAAAATCAAGGAAAAGCAAGGGGTAAACCGATACGATCCACTGCGTGAGCGCCATATGCTGAATCTGTTAAAAGAAAATAATAACGGTCCGCTTGCACAAAAAACCGTTGACCATATATTTAAAGAAATCTTCAAATCCGCATTGGATATGCAAGAAGAAGATCACCGCAAGGCTCTATTGGTCTCGCGTAAAAAGAAAGCCGAAGATACGATCATTACAATTAACGGCGAACGCATTGGAGATGGCACACCTTCCTTCATCTTTGGTCCATGTGCAGTAGAATCCCAAGAGCAAGTCTCTAAAGTGGCTGAAGCTATCGGCGCCAAAGGCCTTCGGTTAATCCGAGGCGGCGCGTACAAACCGCGTACTTCTCCATATGACTTCCAAGGGCTTGGACTTGATGGGCTGAAAATGTTGAAAGCGGCTGCCGAGCAATACAATTTGGCGGTTGTTTCTGAAATCGTTACACCTCATCATTTGGAAGATGCGCTGCCTTACTTGGATGTTGTCCAAGTGGGAGCCCGCAACATGCAAAACTTTGAGTTGCTGAAAGCAGTTGGCCAAATCAACAAACCGGTCCTCTTGAAGAGAGGGATGTCCGCAACTGTCGATGAATTCATCAATGCTGCTGAATACATCATCGCTTCCGGCAATAGCCAAATTATCCTTTGCGAACGCGGCATCCGTACTTACGAAAAAGCGACGCGCAATACATTGGACATTTCAGCAGTTCCAATCCTGAAGCAAGAAACGCATCTTCCGGTGTTTGTGGATGTTACTCACTCTACTGGACGCCGCGACTTGTTGCTTCCGGCGGCTAAAGCTGCCATAGCAATTGGCGCTGACGGAGTAATGGCTGAAGTCCATCCGGATCCGGCTGTTGCTTTATCCGATGCAGCCCAGCAAATGGATTTAAACCAATTCGACGAATACTACGACGCTTTGATGAAATTCATGAAGCAATACGAATTGAAAATGTAA
- the ccpA gene encoding catabolite control protein A gives MTVTIYDVAREANVSMATVSRVVNGNQNVKPATRKKVLKVIEELGYRPNAVARGLASKKTTTVGVIIPDISNSMYAELARGIEDIATMYRYNIILSNSDQNENKELQLLETMLGKQVDGIVFMSDVISSELLYEMKRSPTPIVLAGSIDDSNAIASVNIDYYGAAYEAMKKLIDNGHTRIAFVSGLFSSKVNKDKLKAYRKALEDASIEVDEQLVIECDNSYDEAIEAVNTLAPHKPTAYFVSNDEMSIGVIHGVEANGQKIPEDVEIISYENSKLARMARPMLTSVALPLYDIGAVSMRLLTKYMNGEEIEENQVILPYRIEERASTKNA, from the coding sequence GTGACTGTTACAATTTATGACGTAGCTAGAGAAGCAAATGTGTCCATGGCTACCGTTTCACGCGTAGTCAATGGCAATCAAAATGTAAAACCTGCTACACGGAAAAAAGTATTGAAAGTAATCGAAGAACTTGGATATCGCCCTAATGCAGTAGCCAGAGGATTAGCAAGCAAAAAAACTACCACGGTCGGCGTCATCATTCCGGATATTTCCAACAGTATGTATGCCGAACTTGCCCGTGGAATTGAGGACATTGCCACAATGTACCGCTACAACATCATTCTGTCGAACTCGGATCAGAATGAAAACAAGGAACTTCAATTGCTTGAAACAATGCTAGGGAAACAAGTGGATGGAATAGTTTTCATGAGCGATGTTATTTCAAGTGAACTTCTTTATGAAATGAAACGATCTCCAACTCCAATTGTGCTGGCTGGATCGATTGACGATTCCAATGCAATCGCTTCTGTAAACATCGATTATTACGGGGCAGCATACGAAGCAATGAAAAAACTGATTGACAATGGCCACACAAGAATTGCTTTTGTCTCAGGATTATTCAGCTCGAAAGTCAATAAAGACAAGTTGAAAGCCTACAGAAAAGCGCTGGAAGATGCCTCCATCGAAGTTGATGAGCAGCTTGTGATTGAATGTGATAATTCATACGATGAAGCGATTGAGGCAGTGAATACTTTGGCGCCGCATAAACCAACGGCTTATTTTGTCAGCAACGATGAAATGTCGATTGGCGTAATTCATGGCGTAGAAGCGAACGGCCAAAAGATTCCTGAAGATGTTGAAATCATCAGCTATGAAAATTCCAAATTAGCGCGTATGGCGAGACCGATGCTGACTTCAGTGGCTTTGCCGCTTTATGATATCGGAGCCGTTTCCATGCGTCTTTTGACAAAATACATGAACGGGGAAGAGATTGAAGAAAATCAGGTCATTCTTCCATACCGGATCGAAGAACGCGCGTCTACGAAAAACGCTTAA
- a CDS encoding acetoin utilization protein AcuC, translating into MAKHTTNERIKHAVFVYSEDQLGYKFSDTHPFNQKRLVLTIDLLRKMNALPENLVVPARVATDEELMLAHDPRYIEIVKKASRGEISPEAGESYGIGTEDTPIFENMHEASARLVGGTLTAVDYVMEGKAQHALNLGGGLHHGFRGKASGFCIYNDSSVAINYMKKKYGARVLYIDTDAHHGDGVQWCFYDDPDVCTVSIHETGRYLFPGTGNINERGSGQGYGTSFNFPIDAFTEDESFLEIYRTAMKEIIEFFKPDVILTQNGADAHYLDPLTHLYGTMNIYREIPSIAHELAHEYCEGRWIAVGGGGYDIWRVVPRAWSLIWMEMNDMALPTGDLPESWLSKWQPESPVPLIGTWEDPANMYQAIPRKEEITDKNHQMLNKALYMIRNA; encoded by the coding sequence ATGGCCAAACACACCACAAATGAACGAATAAAACATGCTGTTTTTGTCTATTCAGAAGATCAATTGGGGTATAAATTTTCTGATACGCATCCCTTCAACCAAAAAAGGCTGGTATTGACGATTGATTTGCTCCGTAAAATGAATGCGCTTCCAGAGAATTTAGTGGTGCCGGCGCGTGTTGCTACCGACGAAGAGCTCATGCTTGCCCATGACCCGCGCTACATAGAGATTGTAAAAAAAGCGAGCCGAGGCGAAATATCTCCGGAAGCGGGCGAAAGCTACGGCATTGGAACGGAAGACACACCCATCTTCGAAAACATGCATGAAGCAAGCGCCCGGCTAGTCGGCGGCACTTTGACAGCTGTGGATTACGTCATGGAAGGAAAAGCCCAGCATGCCTTAAACCTTGGAGGTGGCCTTCACCACGGATTCCGCGGAAAAGCCTCTGGTTTTTGCATTTATAACGACAGCTCAGTCGCCATTAACTATATGAAGAAAAAGTACGGGGCCCGCGTGCTTTATATCGATACCGATGCCCATCATGGAGATGGTGTTCAATGGTGCTTTTATGACGATCCCGATGTTTGCACCGTATCGATTCACGAAACCGGCCGCTACCTGTTTCCTGGCACCGGCAATATCAATGAACGCGGCAGCGGCCAAGGCTACGGCACTTCCTTCAATTTCCCGATAGATGCGTTTACGGAAGACGAATCTTTCCTGGAAATCTACCGGACAGCGATGAAAGAAATTATCGAATTTTTTAAACCCGATGTGATTCTGACCCAGAATGGTGCTGACGCCCATTATTTAGACCCTCTAACCCACCTATACGGCACGATGAACATTTACCGGGAAATCCCCAGTATTGCACACGAACTGGCTCATGAGTACTGTGAGGGCCGCTGGATTGCTGTAGGCGGCGGCGGTTATGATATTTGGCGTGTCGTTCCAAGAGCATGGTCTTTGATTTGGATGGAAATGAACGATATGGCCTTGCCGACAGGCGATTTGCCGGAATCCTGGCTTTCCAAATGGCAGCCGGAATCTCCGGTGCCGCTTATCGGCACGTGGGAGGATCCGGCCAATATGTATCAGGCCATTCCCCGCAAAGAAGAAATTACCGATAAAAACCATCAAATGCTGAACAAGGCTTTGTACATGATCCGCAATGCTTAA
- a CDS encoding acetoin utilization AcuB family protein yields the protein MLIEEIMKTDVYTLQPGQTVQDVVDLFEEKRIRHAPVVDGGKVVGVVTERDLKDALPSRFSVSPKINAYEKLVSEIMAKNPITAHPMDFVEESALIFYEQKIGCLPVVSQDKLVGFLTETDLLYKYIELTGAHQPGSHIEIRVPNRSGILYEVSKVFYNQHVNVLSVLVYPDKKNSSNKILVFRVQTMNPLAIINDLKKEGFDVLWPNTPQMNE from the coding sequence ATGCTAATTGAAGAAATTATGAAAACCGATGTATATACGCTGCAGCCTGGCCAAACCGTCCAGGACGTTGTCGATTTGTTTGAAGAAAAGCGGATTCGCCATGCACCTGTTGTAGATGGCGGAAAAGTCGTCGGCGTGGTAACTGAACGGGATTTGAAGGATGCATTGCCTTCCCGATTTTCTGTATCACCTAAAATTAATGCTTACGAAAAACTGGTTTCTGAAATCATGGCAAAAAATCCGATTACCGCGCACCCGATGGATTTTGTCGAAGAATCCGCTTTGATCTTTTATGAGCAAAAAATCGGCTGCCTGCCTGTAGTCAGCCAGGACAAATTGGTTGGATTCCTCACCGAAACGGATTTATTGTATAAATACATTGAATTGACGGGTGCCCACCAACCCGGTTCCCATATTGAAATCCGGGTGCCTAACCGTTCCGGCATTCTTTATGAAGTTTCAAAAGTATTCTATAACCAGCACGTCAACGTGTTAAGTGTACTTGTCTACCCCGATAAAAAAAACAGCTCCAATAAAATTCTGGTTTTCCGTGTACAAACCATGAATCCGCTAGCCATTATAAACGACTTAAAAAAAGAAGGTTTTGATGTCTTATGGCCAAACACACCACAAATGAACGAATAA
- a CDS encoding GNAT family N-acetyltransferase, translated as MEHKKTYNAMELKTKHGTIIIEGPIPSSELKALDFHEDLVAFRQPEQQHKAITEIADLPEGRILIARDQNMIVGYVTFLYPDPLERWSEGKMENLIELGAIEVIPKFRGTGVGKSLLKVSMLDDAFEDFIVITTEYYWHWDLKGTGLNVWEYRKIMEKMMQAGGLEYYATDDPEISSHPANCLMARIGKRVDPESVQKFDQLRFMNRYMY; from the coding sequence ATGGAACATAAAAAAACGTATAATGCCATGGAGTTAAAGACAAAGCACGGCACAATCATCATTGAAGGGCCGATTCCATCCAGCGAATTGAAAGCGCTTGATTTCCATGAAGACCTGGTAGCGTTTCGGCAACCTGAACAACAGCATAAAGCCATTACAGAAATTGCCGATTTGCCTGAAGGCCGGATTTTGATAGCCCGGGACCAAAACATGATTGTCGGCTATGTCACTTTTCTTTATCCCGATCCACTTGAGCGTTGGTCAGAAGGGAAAATGGAAAACCTTATCGAACTTGGTGCCATCGAAGTCATTCCTAAATTCCGCGGCACAGGCGTCGGAAAATCCTTGCTGAAGGTGTCGATGTTGGATGATGCATTCGAAGATTTCATTGTCATAACCACCGAATATTACTGGCATTGGGATTTAAAAGGAACCGGCTTGAATGTCTGGGAATACCGAAAAATCATGGAAAAAATGATGCAGGCCGGCGGGCTTGAATATTATGCAACCGATGATCCAGAAATCAGTTCCCATCCCGCTAATTGCCTAATGGCAAGAATCGGCAAACGGGTCGACCCTGAATCCGTCCAGAAATTTGATCAGCTTCGTTTTATGAACCGTTATATGTATTGA
- the acsA gene encoding acetate--CoA ligase, with protein sequence MKVELIPATQGEHHLHNYEEIAAAFDWAEVEKEFSWYETGKVNMAHEAIDRHAESDRKNKVALYYKDQNRHESYTFYEMKRMTNRAANLLKAHSELEKGDRMFIFMPRSPELYFAMFGALKMGLIVGPLFEAFMEGAIYDRLDDSDAKAIITTPELLPRVPYDRLPNLKTIFLVGENIEEDGKTVDFMKHINGSSDQFDIEWLDKEDGLVLHYTSGSTGKPKGVLHAQYAMVQQYQTAKWVLDLQEQDIYWCTADPGWVTGTAYGVFAPWLTGTTTVILGGRFSPEGWYKAIEDFGVTVWYSAPTAFRMLMGAGDALVKEFDLSTLRHVLSVGEPLNPEVVRWGVQVFDKRIHDTWWMTETGAQTICNYPSMAIKPGSMGKPVPGIKVAIVDDQGKELPPNQMGNLAIEKGWPSMMRQIWNNPSKYESYFLNDQWYVSGDSAYMDEEGYFWFQGRVDDVIMTSGERVGPFEVESKLLEHPAVAEAGVIGKPDPVRGEIIKAFVALNEGYKPSDELTQDIQQFVKKGLAAHAAPKEIEFKDKLPKTRSGKIMRRVLKAWELDLPTGDLSTMED encoded by the coding sequence ATGAAAGTGGAATTAATTCCAGCAACACAAGGGGAGCATCATCTACATAATTATGAAGAAATTGCAGCAGCCTTCGATTGGGCTGAAGTGGAAAAGGAATTCAGTTGGTATGAGACTGGCAAAGTGAATATGGCTCATGAAGCCATTGACCGCCATGCTGAATCTGACCGCAAAAACAAAGTAGCTCTTTATTACAAAGATCAGAACCGCCACGAGTCTTATACGTTTTATGAAATGAAACGTATGACCAACCGGGCTGCTAATTTATTGAAAGCGCATTCGGAACTGGAAAAAGGGGATCGCATGTTTATCTTTATGCCGCGTTCACCTGAGCTGTATTTTGCCATGTTCGGTGCGTTAAAAATGGGCCTAATTGTCGGACCATTGTTTGAAGCCTTTATGGAAGGCGCAATCTATGACCGTTTGGACGACAGCGATGCCAAGGCAATCATTACGACGCCGGAACTGTTGCCGCGGGTCCCGTATGACCGCTTGCCAAACTTAAAGACTATTTTCTTAGTCGGTGAGAATATTGAAGAAGATGGAAAGACTGTCGATTTCATGAAGCATATAAACGGTTCTTCTGACCAATTCGATATTGAATGGCTCGATAAAGAAGATGGGCTAGTTCTGCATTATACTTCCGGTTCTACCGGCAAGCCAAAAGGCGTTCTTCATGCACAATATGCCATGGTGCAGCAATATCAGACAGCCAAATGGGTGCTCGACCTTCAGGAGCAGGACATCTATTGGTGCACAGCTGACCCGGGTTGGGTGACTGGAACGGCTTACGGCGTATTCGCTCCTTGGCTGACTGGAACCACAACGGTCATTTTAGGCGGGCGCTTTTCTCCGGAAGGCTGGTATAAAGCCATTGAAGATTTTGGCGTTACAGTCTGGTACAGTGCGCCGACCGCTTTCCGTATGCTGATGGGAGCAGGGGACGCGTTAGTGAAAGAGTTTGATTTATCGACGCTGCGCCATGTTTTGTCTGTCGGAGAACCATTGAACCCTGAAGTTGTGCGCTGGGGCGTCCAAGTATTCGACAAACGGATCCATGATACGTGGTGGATGACAGAAACAGGAGCCCAGACTATCTGCAACTATCCTTCAATGGCGATTAAGCCAGGATCGATGGGGAAACCGGTTCCTGGCATCAAAGTGGCTATCGTGGATGATCAAGGCAAAGAACTGCCGCCAAACCAGATGGGGAACTTGGCCATTGAAAAAGGCTGGCCTTCAATGATGCGCCAGATTTGGAACAATCCGTCTAAGTATGAATCGTATTTCTTGAACGACCAATGGTATGTTTCCGGAGATTCGGCATACATGGATGAAGAAGGCTATTTCTGGTTCCAGGGCCGAGTTGATGATGTAATTATGACTTCGGGTGAACGCGTAGGCCCATTTGAAGTGGAAAGCAAGCTGCTTGAGCACCCGGCAGTTGCAGAAGCAGGGGTCATTGGGAAACCGGATCCGGTCCGCGGAGAAATCATTAAAGCGTTTGTCGCTTTAAACGAAGGCTACAAACCATCGGATGAATTGACTCAAGACATCCAGCAATTTGTGAAAAAGGGCTTAGCTGCACACGCTGCTCCAAAGGAAATCGAGTTCAAAGACAAGCTTCCGAAAACGCGAAGCGGTAAAATCATGCGCCGGGTTCTAAAAGCCTGGGAATTGGATTTGCCAACAGGCGATTTGTCTACAATGGAAGATTAA